TGATTGCAATCAAGAATACGCTGTTGTTTGCCATCATTACCGGACCGATCAGTTATATTGCTTGTTTTGTCTTCGCATGGATCATTAATGAGTTAACACCGAAATGGAGAGCGTTCATGACGCTGATCTTCTACGCGCCCTCCATCTCGGGCAATGTATATTTTATCTGGCTGATGATTTTCTCGGGAGATCGTTATGGTATTGCCAATGGGCTGTTGATCAAATGGGGTTTTCTGTTGGAGCCGATCCAATGGCTGAAGACGGAAGCCTACATTATGCCGATCCTCATTCTCGTGCAGCTATGGCTGAGTCTCGGAACCGGATTTCTGGCGTTTATCGCTGGTTTGCAGACGGTGGACCGGACATTGTACGAAGCGGGAGCGGTGGATGGGATCAAGAATCGCTGGCAGGAGCTGTGGTACATTACGTTGCCTTCGATGCGTCCACAGCTCATGTTCGGCGCAGTCATTCAGCTCACAACCTCGTTTGCCGTGGCCGATGTGTCGATCGCACTGGCCGGGTTCCCAAGCGTGAACTATGCGGCAGAGACGGTGGTCACCCACTTGATCGACTTTGGTACTACGCGGTTTGAGATGGGCTACGCATCGGCGATTGCCACCGTACTGTTCATGATTATGGTGGGCACCAACTTGCTGGTACAGAAACTGCTTCGAAGGGTGGGAGAATAGCTATGGCTGCAATTGCGACAGGCAAAAAGCGGGTGAATCGCTCGCTATCGGGAAGCCTCTCCCTGTTTGCCCTTCTGCTCGTATTTGGTGCCTTCATGGTGCTGCCGCTGATCTATGCAATCAACAATGCATTCAAACCATTGGATGAGATTTTCACCTTTCCACCAACGCTGTTTGTCAAAAATCCGACGTTCAGCAACTTTACAGATCTGCTGAACCTGCTGAGTGACTCGTGGGTGCCGTTCTCACGTTATATATTCAACACAGTGTTTATAACAGGCATCGGTATCGTAGGCCATGTGCTGCTGGCTTCCGCAGCTGCCTACCCGCTTGCCAAACACAAGTTTCCGGGCAAAGTATTCATGTTCCAAGTGGTCGTACTATCACTGATGTTCACACCTGCGGTAACGGCCATTCCGAACTATATGATCATGTCATGGCTCGGATGGATCGATACGTACTGGGCTGTTATCATTCCGGCATTTGCCTATTCACTCGGGTTGTATCTGATGAAACAGTTCATGGAGCAAATCCCGGATGCGCTACTGGAAGCAGCCAAGATTGATGGTGCCAGTGAATACCGGATCTTCTGGTCCATTGTTATGCCCAATGTGAAGCCAGCCTGGCTTACATTGATCATTCTGCTGTTCCAGATGTTATGGGGCAGCGATGGCAATGGATACATCTACAGCGAGCAGCTCAAGACTCTGCATTATGCAGCAGGTCAGATTATTCAGGGCGGAATATCCCGGGCAGGAGCGGGTGCTGCGGTAGCACTAATTTTGATGAGTGTGCCGATCACGCTATTTATTTTCTCTCAGAGCCGAATCATTGAGACGATGGCGAGCTCGGGCATGAAGGATTAAGGGGGAACGATATGGCACGCACAGTGAAAAGATGGCTTGTTCTCCTGGCGGCAGTATCTCTGCTGCTGGTGAATGCCGTGCCTGCGGCGGCCTCCCCGGCGCCGTATGAGAGCTATAACTACAACTACTGGAAAGAGGCTGTTCCTTCACCAGATGCCTATCTGCCCGAGCGTACCATATCAGGCCGTGATCTCGGGATTAGTGAGTTTAAAGACCCTGGTGATGTGAATGTTTCACCTTCCGGGTTGATCTATATTTTGGATAGTGGCAACAGCCGAATTGTTGTATTGGACCCAGACTTTAAGCTGCTGCGCGTCATTGATGGATTCATGATGGATGGTAGCAAGGAGACCTTTAACCTTCCGGGCGGATTATTCGTGGATGAGCAAGAACGCATATACGTCGCCGATACGGGCAACGGTCGTGTGATTGTCCTGGATGGAGAGGGGACGCTGATTCAAACCATCACGAAGCCCGAGTCGGATATCCTATCGACCCAATTCCAGTTTCAGCCCTTGAAGCTGACGGTTGACCATGTAGGCCGAGTGTACGTTGTGGCGCAAGGGGTCTACGAAGGTATCATGCAGTTTGACGAGAGTGGGAAATTTATCGGATACGTCGGTACGAACAAAGTGGAGCGGGACTACGGCGAATATATCTGGCGCATGTTATCCACCAAAGCACAGCGTGCACAGATGGTCCTGTTTGTCCCGACGGAGTTCTCCAATGCGGATATTGACCACAAAGGATTTGTGTATGCAACGAATATTGATCCCGGCTCGAATGAACCGATCAAGCGGCTTAACCCGTCTGGTGAAGATGTACTGAAACGGTTTGGTTATTACGATGTCAAAGGCGATATCCGGTTCCGCAACA
This Paenibacillus xylanexedens DNA region includes the following protein-coding sequences:
- a CDS encoding carbohydrate ABC transporter permease, whose amino-acid sequence is MAAIATGKKRVNRSLSGSLSLFALLLVFGAFMVLPLIYAINNAFKPLDEIFTFPPTLFVKNPTFSNFTDLLNLLSDSWVPFSRYIFNTVFITGIGIVGHVLLASAAAYPLAKHKFPGKVFMFQVVVLSLMFTPAVTAIPNYMIMSWLGWIDTYWAVIIPAFAYSLGLYLMKQFMEQIPDALLEAAKIDGASEYRIFWSIVMPNVKPAWLTLIILLFQMLWGSDGNGYIYSEQLKTLHYAAGQIIQGGISRAGAGAAVALILMSVPITLFIFSQSRIIETMASSGMKD
- a CDS encoding carbohydrate ABC transporter permease → MGMKSWWSWKLQEMKASKHSYVLLAPYMLLFLMFTVIPVVISIILSFTYFNMLEFPRFIGWQNYTRLFLEDDVFLIAIKNTLLFAIITGPISYIACFVFAWIINELTPKWRAFMTLIFYAPSISGNVYFIWLMIFSGDRYGIANGLLIKWGFLLEPIQWLKTEAYIMPILILVQLWLSLGTGFLAFIAGLQTVDRTLYEAGAVDGIKNRWQELWYITLPSMRPQLMFGAVIQLTTSFAVADVSIALAGFPSVNYAAETVVTHLIDFGTTRFEMGYASAIATVLFMIMVGTNLLVQKLLRRVGE
- a CDS encoding NHL repeat-containing protein; protein product: MARTVKRWLVLLAAVSLLLVNAVPAAASPAPYESYNYNYWKEAVPSPDAYLPERTISGRDLGISEFKDPGDVNVSPSGLIYILDSGNSRIVVLDPDFKLLRVIDGFMMDGSKETFNLPGGLFVDEQERIYVADTGNGRVIVLDGEGTLIQTITKPESDILSTQFQFQPLKLTVDHVGRVYVVAQGVYEGIMQFDESGKFIGYVGTNKVERDYGEYIWRMLSTKAQRAQMVLFVPTEFSNADIDHKGFVYATNIDPGSNEPIKRLNPSGEDVLKRFGYYDVKGDIRFRNNPGPSKLIDVKVLGDGMYSVLDATQNRVFTYDDEGHLLYIYGGKGNQVGTLKTPVAIEQSGEHHLVLDRGKNNLVVYAPTRFGARVNEAVVLHYRGEDTEAVNIWREVLKLNANYDIAYIGIGKSLLMEKKNEEALGYFELGMDRKSYSVAFKRHRREMMKEHFGTFLTAAIALIVILILTRVAVKWRRRRQVDREAGFH